One genomic region from Entelurus aequoreus isolate RoL-2023_Sb linkage group LG14, RoL_Eaeq_v1.1, whole genome shotgun sequence encodes:
- the LOC133664619 gene encoding zinc finger protein OZF-like isoform X3 → MRTKEPQPSHIKKEEEYPLIPHFKKIEEDPLTPHFKEEEENPLTPHFKEEVVDPLSPHIKEEEVDPLTPHFKEEEEDPLTPHFKKKAVDPLSPHIKDKEVDPLTPHVKDEEEDPLTPHIKEEEEEHSISQQGEHLEGLKEVDVTKMPVTGVPVKSEDDEVKGESEEKREAEPPSSSSTQHMTTEADGDHCGGSQADKLLAPLSDSEDTTSHSPDTDDEDSKDDKTCHTDNTHFTCSLCDKTFKSPSNLKRHMRTHTGEKPFSCSTCSKDFTHRHDLKIHMRIHTGEKPFSCSECGKSFVRNQSLKAHMRTHTGEKPFSCTICGKDFTHRQHLQIHMRIHTGEKPFSCSECGKSFVRNQSLKEHMRTHTGEKPFSCSICGKDFTHRPHLKVHMTTHTGEKPFLCSICGKDFTHMPHLKVHMRTHTGEQPFSCSICSKEFTRRENFKMHMRIHTGEKPFSCSICSKYFAQRHYFKKHMSTHTGEKPYTCSVCCKSFIQSQHLKRHMITHTGEKVLSCSVCGERFSSKYQYKKHKCAGENSSK, encoded by the coding sequence ATGCGGACAAAGGAGCCCCAGCCCTCCcacattaagaaggaagaggaataCCCACTCATCCCCCATTTTAAAAAGatagaggaggacccactgacaccccattttaaagaggaagaggagaacccactgacaccccattttaaagaggaagtggtggatccactgagccctcacattaaggaggaagaggtggatccactgacaccccattttaaagaggaagaggaggacccactgacaccccattttaaaaagaaagcggtggatccactgagccctcacattaaggaCAAAGAGGTGGATCCACTGACCCCTCACGTTAAGgatgaagaggaggacccactgacccctcacattaaagaggaagaggaggaacacagcatcagtcagcagggagagcatcttgaaggactgaaagaggttgatgtcaccaagatgccagtgactggtgtccctgtgaagagtgaagatgatgaggtcaaaggtgaaagtgaggagaagagagaggcggagcctccaagcagcagctcaacacaacacatgacaacagaagctgatggagaccactgtggaggatcacaagcagacaagctcttagctccactatcagatagtgaggacacaacgtcacactctcctgacactgatgatgaagactctaaagatgataagacatgtcacactgacaacactcacttcacatgttctctctgtgacaaaacttttaaatctccaagtaatttgaaaagacacatgagaacacacactggagaaaaacctttttcatgttcaacttgcagtaaagattttactcatagacacgatttgaaaatacacatgagaatacacactggagaaaaacctttttcctgctcagaatgtggtaaaagttttgtaagaaatcaaagtttaaaagcacacatgagaacacacactggagaaaaacctttttcatgtacaatctgcggtaaagattttactcatagGCAACATTTGcaaatacacatgagaatacacactggagaaaaacctttttcctgctcagaatgtggtaaaagttttgtaagaaatcaaagtttaaaagaacacatgagaacgcacactggagaaaaacctttttcatgttcaatctgcggtaaagattttactcataggccacatttgaaagtacacatgacaacacacactggagaaaaaccttttttatgttcaatctgcggtaaagattttactcatatgccacatttgaaagtacacatgagaacacacactggagaacaacctttttcatgttcaatctgcagtaAAGAGTTTACTCGAAGGGAAAATTTCAAAatgcacatgagaatacacactggagaaaaacctttttcctgttcaatctgcagtAAATATTTTGCTCAAAGGCACTATTTTAAAAAACACATGagtacacacactggagaaaaaccttatacatgttcagtatgttgtaaaagttTTATACAAAGTCagcatttgaaaagacacatgataacacacacaggtgagaaagtgttgagttgcagtgtgtgtggtgaaagattctcttctaagtaccagtataagaaacacaagtgtgctggtgagaacagcagcaaatga
- the LOC133664619 gene encoding gastrula zinc finger protein XlCGF57.1-like isoform X1 — protein sequence MCERTIAEYKEELCPTKEEKERRHQLQDAVFKKPQVVLHRTVICEEHLHPKQQQWSFRMRTKEPQPSHIKKEEEYPLIPHFKKIEEDPLTPHFKEEEENPLTPHFKEEVVDPLSPHIKEEEVDPLTPHFKEEEEDPLTPHFKKKAVDPLSPHIKDKEVDPLTPHVKDEEEDPLTPHIKEEEEEHSISQQGEHLEGLKEVDVTKMPVTGVPVKSEDDEVKGESEEKREAEPPSSSSTQHMTTEADGDHCGGSQADKLLAPLSDSEDTTSHSPDTDDEDSKDDKTCHTDNTHFTCSLCDKTFKSPSNLKRHMRTHTGEKPFSCSTCSKDFTHRHDLKIHMRIHTGEKPFSCSECGKSFVRNQSLKAHMRTHTGEKPFSCTICGKDFTHRQHLQIHMRIHTGEKPFSCSECGKSFVRNQSLKEHMRTHTGEKPFSCSICGKDFTHRPHLKVHMTTHTGEKPFLCSICGKDFTHMPHLKVHMRTHTGEQPFSCSICSKEFTRRENFKMHMRIHTGEKPFSCSICSKYFAQRHYFKKHMSTHTGEKPYTCSVCCKSFIQSQHLKRHMITHTGEKVLSCSVCGERFSSKYQYKKHKCAGENSSK from the coding sequence ttatctgtgaagaacatcttcacCCTAAACAACAGCAGTGGAGCTTCAGGATGCGGACAAAGGAGCCCCAGCCCTCCcacattaagaaggaagaggaataCCCACTCATCCCCCATTTTAAAAAGatagaggaggacccactgacaccccattttaaagaggaagaggagaacccactgacaccccattttaaagaggaagtggtggatccactgagccctcacattaaggaggaagaggtggatccactgacaccccattttaaagaggaagaggaggacccactgacaccccattttaaaaagaaagcggtggatccactgagccctcacattaaggaCAAAGAGGTGGATCCACTGACCCCTCACGTTAAGgatgaagaggaggacccactgacccctcacattaaagaggaagaggaggaacacagcatcagtcagcagggagagcatcttgaaggactgaaagaggttgatgtcaccaagatgccagtgactggtgtccctgtgaagagtgaagatgatgaggtcaaaggtgaaagtgaggagaagagagaggcggagcctccaagcagcagctcaacacaacacatgacaacagaagctgatggagaccactgtggaggatcacaagcagacaagctcttagctccactatcagatagtgaggacacaacgtcacactctcctgacactgatgatgaagactctaaagatgataagacatgtcacactgacaacactcacttcacatgttctctctgtgacaaaacttttaaatctccaagtaatttgaaaagacacatgagaacacacactggagaaaaacctttttcatgttcaacttgcagtaaagattttactcatagacacgatttgaaaatacacatgagaatacacactggagaaaaacctttttcctgctcagaatgtggtaaaagttttgtaagaaatcaaagtttaaaagcacacatgagaacacacactggagaaaaacctttttcatgtacaatctgcggtaaagattttactcatagGCAACATTTGcaaatacacatgagaatacacactggagaaaaacctttttcctgctcagaatgtggtaaaagttttgtaagaaatcaaagtttaaaagaacacatgagaacgcacactggagaaaaacctttttcatgttcaatctgcggtaaagattttactcataggccacatttgaaagtacacatgacaacacacactggagaaaaaccttttttatgttcaatctgcggtaaagattttactcatatgccacatttgaaagtacacatgagaacacacactggagaacaacctttttcatgttcaatctgcagtaAAGAGTTTACTCGAAGGGAAAATTTCAAAatgcacatgagaatacacactggagaaaaacctttttcctgttcaatctgcagtAAATATTTTGCTCAAAGGCACTATTTTAAAAAACACATGagtacacacactggagaaaaaccttatacatgttcagtatgttgtaaaagttTTATACAAAGTCagcatttgaaaagacacatgataacacacacaggtgagaaagtgttgagttgcagtgtgtgtggtgaaagattctcttctaagtaccagtataagaaacacaagtgtgctggtgagaacagcagcaaatga
- the LOC133664619 gene encoding gastrula zinc finger protein XlCGF57.1-like isoform X2, producing MCERTIAEYKEELCPTKEEKERRHQLQDAVFKKPQVVLHRTVICEEHLHPKQQQWSFRMRTKEPQPSHIKKEEEYPLIPHFKKIEEDPLTPHFKEEEENPLTPHFKEEVVDPLSPHIKEEEVDPLTPHFKEEEEDPLTPHFKKKAVDPLTPHVKDEEEDPLTPHIKEEEEEHSISQQGEHLEGLKEVDVTKMPVTGVPVKSEDDEVKGESEEKREAEPPSSSSTQHMTTEADGDHCGGSQADKLLAPLSDSEDTTSHSPDTDDEDSKDDKTCHTDNTHFTCSLCDKTFKSPSNLKRHMRTHTGEKPFSCSTCSKDFTHRHDLKIHMRIHTGEKPFSCSECGKSFVRNQSLKAHMRTHTGEKPFSCTICGKDFTHRQHLQIHMRIHTGEKPFSCSECGKSFVRNQSLKEHMRTHTGEKPFSCSICGKDFTHRPHLKVHMTTHTGEKPFLCSICGKDFTHMPHLKVHMRTHTGEQPFSCSICSKEFTRRENFKMHMRIHTGEKPFSCSICSKYFAQRHYFKKHMSTHTGEKPYTCSVCCKSFIQSQHLKRHMITHTGEKVLSCSVCGERFSSKYQYKKHKCAGENSSK from the exons ttatctgtgaagaacatcttcacCCTAAACAACAGCAGTGGAGCTTCAGGATGCGGACAAAGGAGCCCCAGCCCTCCcacattaagaaggaagaggaataCCCACTCATCCCCCATTTTAAAAAGatagaggaggacccactgacaccccattttaaagaggaagaggagaacccactgacaccccattttaaagaggaagtggtggatccactgagccctcacattaaggaggaagaggtggatccactgacaccccattttaaagaggaagaggaggacccactgacaccccattttaaaaagaaagcg GTGGATCCACTGACCCCTCACGTTAAGgatgaagaggaggacccactgacccctcacattaaagaggaagaggaggaacacagcatcagtcagcagggagagcatcttgaaggactgaaagaggttgatgtcaccaagatgccagtgactggtgtccctgtgaagagtgaagatgatgaggtcaaaggtgaaagtgaggagaagagagaggcggagcctccaagcagcagctcaacacaacacatgacaacagaagctgatggagaccactgtggaggatcacaagcagacaagctcttagctccactatcagatagtgaggacacaacgtcacactctcctgacactgatgatgaagactctaaagatgataagacatgtcacactgacaacactcacttcacatgttctctctgtgacaaaacttttaaatctccaagtaatttgaaaagacacatgagaacacacactggagaaaaacctttttcatgttcaacttgcagtaaagattttactcatagacacgatttgaaaatacacatgagaatacacactggagaaaaacctttttcctgctcagaatgtggtaaaagttttgtaagaaatcaaagtttaaaagcacacatgagaacacacactggagaaaaacctttttcatgtacaatctgcggtaaagattttactcatagGCAACATTTGcaaatacacatgagaatacacactggagaaaaacctttttcctgctcagaatgtggtaaaagttttgtaagaaatcaaagtttaaaagaacacatgagaacgcacactggagaaaaacctttttcatgttcaatctgcggtaaagattttactcataggccacatttgaaagtacacatgacaacacacactggagaaaaaccttttttatgttcaatctgcggtaaagattttactcatatgccacatttgaaagtacacatgagaacacacactggagaacaacctttttcatgttcaatctgcagtaAAGAGTTTACTCGAAGGGAAAATTTCAAAatgcacatgagaatacacactggagaaaaacctttttcctgttcaatctgcagtAAATATTTTGCTCAAAGGCACTATTTTAAAAAACACATGagtacacacactggagaaaaaccttatacatgttcagtatgttgtaaaagttTTATACAAAGTCagcatttgaaaagacacatgataacacacacaggtgagaaagtgttgagttgcagtgtgtgtggtgaaagattctcttctaagtaccagtataagaaacacaagtgtgctggtgagaacagcagcaaatga